Proteins from one Setaria italica strain Yugu1 chromosome V, Setaria_italica_v2.0, whole genome shotgun sequence genomic window:
- the LOC101775701 gene encoding dual specificity protein phosphatase PHS1 isoform X1 yields the protein MEEGTTESGSFSRSSSFGGFEEWVALVRKRNGKTSSCGRLAIRSSASSEVLELADPDSNAIDPGPCDQVPEARLWERLGRVSMMDIESSNFSWSSLTSLHHTKHTATSTDPSEDDNNRSFEVTVNSGGVVFIALFRTAENVDLPSKEAAAVIKIAPSRMATQSERFGYELAKWLGVRTPQGRVIHNSSPEWQQIKDAVENARHVSITAGDELEEMICAEMLEALELSRCLFLMNYVHGSPLLENTVPFESREAAEKTAAALGRVLVLDLVLRNEDRLRCRPLGWRGNYANLLVANKEAYANLDSLDDVYDSAIIRYKPEIIRSPQNQKQRRTVSISGSIGSDVSDLILEDSYAPCEPEFSSFNIVAIDSGVPRRPPAGKRAKDHESYPKLVELTLNNFDYSSKLLFEVSFGKLGIPGPEEFGISSDYIYNCTLSESDMVATVHSFRGGFRSALRDLQRFHIFLITLYQKLDNLLKIFFNLMYKCSNEYDKEDAGASDSPLCSVEAQADSNDTEVPRNPRKPSRTLSRDGLDLSSPSCRESFITKHFKGNGDASRGLRLTVKLRDFNKYAKVDSELSKEIEQWNDMLRTEVVKLCQDNSFNTGFFEGTDNSTAVDAYELKVRLEHILERISLISDAASTERPSQVTDSLYIGGALAARSTHTLKHLGITHILCLCANEIGQSESQKPGLFDYRNFSIKDDDNADIGDVFQDASDFIDYVDHLSGKVLVHCFEGKSRSATVVLAYLMLRKNSTLLEAWNMLKKVHRRAHPNDGFAKVLLDLDKKLHGKVSMEWQHKRPAMKVCPICGKNAGLSSSSLKLHLQKAHKKISSGSVDSAMTLEIQKALEAIKAGRGGGDSPTQKSQSHIERF from the exons ATGGAAGAGGGAACCACGGAATCCGGATCAttctcccgctcctcctccttc GGAGGGTTCGAGGAGTGGGTGGCACTGGTGAGGAAGCGCAATGGGAAGACCTCCTCATGCGGGCGTCTGGCTATCCGGTCATCCGCCAG TTCAGAAGTACTGGAACTTGCAGATCCTGATAGCAATGCCATTGACCCTGGCCCTTGTGACCAAGTTCCTGAAGCTAGGCTTTGGGAGAGGCTTGGTAGGGTTTCCATGATGGATATCGAGTCAAGTAACTTCAGCTGGAGTTCTCTCACCTCACTGCATCATACTAAACATACGGCTACAAGTACTGACCCCTCTGAGGATGACAATAACAGAAGTTTTGAG GTGACAGTAAATTCTGGGGGTGTTGTTTTTATTGCATTATTCAGAACTGCTGAAAATGTGGACCTTCCATCCAAGGAAGCAGCTGCAGTCATCAAAATAGCACCTTCAAGGATGGCCACACAGTCTGAACGCTTTGGGTATGAACTCGCTAAGTGGCTTGGAGTGAGAACTCCTCAA GGCAGAGTCATTCATAACTCGTCACCTGAATGGCAACAAATCAAGGATGCAGTCGAAAATGCTCGACATGTGTCAATAACTGCTGGTGATgaacttgaggagatgatcTGCGCTGAGATGCTAGAAGCTCTTGAATTGAGCCGCTGCCTATTCCTGATGAA TTATGTACATGGCTCCCCTCTGCTTGAGAATACAGTACCATTCGAGTCACGGGAAGCTGCTGAGAAAACTGCTGCAGCATTAGGTAGGGTCTTAGTACTGGACCTAGTATTGAGAAATGAGGATAGATTGCGATGCCGTCCCCTTGGTTGGCGTGGAAATTATGCAAATCTACTTGTCGCCAACAAGGAAGCTTATGCAAACCTTGACTCACTAGATGATGTTTATGATTCTGCTATCATCCGATACAAGCCAGAGATCATCAGAAGCCCTCAGAATCAGAAGCAGAGAAGAACTGTTTCCATTAGTGGCAGTATTGGCTCAGATGTCTCAGACCTCATATTGGAGGACTCTTATGCTCCTTGTGAACCTGAGTTTTCCAGCTTTAATATTGTAGCCATTGATTCAGGTGTACCACGCAGGCCACCTGCCGGTAAACGGGCAAAAGATCACGAGAGCTACCCGAAACTAGTGGAATTAACACTCAACAACTTTGACTATTCTTCCAAACTTTTGTTTGAGGTGTCCTTTGGAAAACTTGGTATCCCAGGACCTGAAGAATTTGGCATATCATCTGATTATATTTATAATTGTACTCTCTCTGAGAGTGATATGGTAGCAACAGTGCACTCATTCCGAGGAGGTTTTCGTAGTGCTCTAAGGGACCTTCAGCGATTCCACATTTTTCTCATCACACTCTATCAGAAGCTGGATAATCTATTGAAAATTTTCTTCAATCTTATGTATAAATGCTCCAATGAATATGACAAGGAGGATGCTGGTGCCTCTGATTCACCATTGTGTTCAGTTGAGGCACAAGCAGATTCAAATGATACTGAGGTTCCAAGGAATCCGCGTAAGCCTTCACGTACCTTGTCCCGTGACGGTCTAGACCTATCATCTCCTTCCTGTCGTGAGAGCTTTATCACCAAACATTTCAAAGGAAATGGTGATGCATCTCGTGGTCTTCGATTGACAGTGAAGCTGCGGGATTTTAACAAGTATGCCAAG GTAGATAGCGAACTAAGCAAAGAGATAGAACAATGGAATGACATGCTGAGGACTGAAGTAGTAAAGTTATGTCAAGACAACAGTTTTAATACTGGCTTTTTTGAAGGCACCGATAATAGCACTGCTGTTGATGCTTATGAGTTGAAG GTTCGACTTGAGCACATTCTTGAGAGGATTTCTTTAATTTCTGATGCTGCAAGCACTGAGCGTCCATCACAGGTCACGGATTCCCTGTATATTGGTGGTGCTTTAGCTGCTCGGTCAACACACACACTTAAGCACCTTGGCATCACCCATATATTGTGCTTATGTGCAAATGAAATTGGACAGTCGGAATCTCAGAAGCCAGGCCTTTTTGACTATAGGAATTTCTCC ATAAAAGATGATGACAATGCAGACATCGGTGATGTCTTTCAAGATGCTTCTGATTTCATCGATTATGTGGATCACCTAAGCGGCAAAGTACTTGTGCATTGCTTTGAGGGAAAAAGTCGCAGTGCAACTGTTGTTCTTGCTTACCTGATGCTGAGGAA aAATTCCACTCTTCTGGAAGCATGGAACATGCTGAAGAAGGTGCACCGACGTGCACACCCCAATGATGGGTTTGCCAAGGTCTTGTTGGATCTTGACAAGAAACTGCATGGGAAAGTCTCCATGGAATGGCAGCATAAGAGGCCTGCAATGAAGGTGTGTCCCATCTGTGGCAAGAATGCTGGTCTCAGCAGCAGCTCATTGAAGCTCCACCTGCAGAAGGCACACAAGAAGATATCCTCTGGGAGTGTGGACAGTGCAATGACTTTGGAGATACAGAAAGCATTAGAGGCGATCAAGGCTGGTCGAGGCGGCGGTGACAGCCCAACGCAGAAATCACAATCACACATAGAAAGATTTTGA
- the LOC101775701 gene encoding dual specificity protein phosphatase PHS1 isoform X2: protein MTITEVLRTAENVDLPSKEAAAVIKIAPSRMATQSERFGYELAKWLGVRTPQGRVIHNSSPEWQQIKDAVENARHVSITAGDELEEMICAEMLEALELSRCLFLMNYVHGSPLLENTVPFESREAAEKTAAALGRVLVLDLVLRNEDRLRCRPLGWRGNYANLLVANKEAYANLDSLDDVYDSAIIRYKPEIIRSPQNQKQRRTVSISGSIGSDVSDLILEDSYAPCEPEFSSFNIVAIDSGVPRRPPAGKRAKDHESYPKLVELTLNNFDYSSKLLFEVSFGKLGIPGPEEFGISSDYIYNCTLSESDMVATVHSFRGGFRSALRDLQRFHIFLITLYQKLDNLLKIFFNLMYKCSNEYDKEDAGASDSPLCSVEAQADSNDTEVPRNPRKPSRTLSRDGLDLSSPSCRESFITKHFKGNGDASRGLRLTVKLRDFNKYAKVDSELSKEIEQWNDMLRTEVVKLCQDNSFNTGFFEGTDNSTAVDAYELKVRLEHILERISLISDAASTERPSQVTDSLYIGGALAARSTHTLKHLGITHILCLCANEIGQSESQKPGLFDYRNFSIKDDDNADIGDVFQDASDFIDYVDHLSGKVLVHCFEGKSRSATVVLAYLMLRKNSTLLEAWNMLKKVHRRAHPNDGFAKVLLDLDKKLHGKVSMEWQHKRPAMKVCPICGKNAGLSSSSLKLHLQKAHKKISSGSVDSAMTLEIQKALEAIKAGRGGGDSPTQKSQSHIERF from the exons ATGACAATAACAGAAGTTTTGAG AACTGCTGAAAATGTGGACCTTCCATCCAAGGAAGCAGCTGCAGTCATCAAAATAGCACCTTCAAGGATGGCCACACAGTCTGAACGCTTTGGGTATGAACTCGCTAAGTGGCTTGGAGTGAGAACTCCTCAA GGCAGAGTCATTCATAACTCGTCACCTGAATGGCAACAAATCAAGGATGCAGTCGAAAATGCTCGACATGTGTCAATAACTGCTGGTGATgaacttgaggagatgatcTGCGCTGAGATGCTAGAAGCTCTTGAATTGAGCCGCTGCCTATTCCTGATGAA TTATGTACATGGCTCCCCTCTGCTTGAGAATACAGTACCATTCGAGTCACGGGAAGCTGCTGAGAAAACTGCTGCAGCATTAGGTAGGGTCTTAGTACTGGACCTAGTATTGAGAAATGAGGATAGATTGCGATGCCGTCCCCTTGGTTGGCGTGGAAATTATGCAAATCTACTTGTCGCCAACAAGGAAGCTTATGCAAACCTTGACTCACTAGATGATGTTTATGATTCTGCTATCATCCGATACAAGCCAGAGATCATCAGAAGCCCTCAGAATCAGAAGCAGAGAAGAACTGTTTCCATTAGTGGCAGTATTGGCTCAGATGTCTCAGACCTCATATTGGAGGACTCTTATGCTCCTTGTGAACCTGAGTTTTCCAGCTTTAATATTGTAGCCATTGATTCAGGTGTACCACGCAGGCCACCTGCCGGTAAACGGGCAAAAGATCACGAGAGCTACCCGAAACTAGTGGAATTAACACTCAACAACTTTGACTATTCTTCCAAACTTTTGTTTGAGGTGTCCTTTGGAAAACTTGGTATCCCAGGACCTGAAGAATTTGGCATATCATCTGATTATATTTATAATTGTACTCTCTCTGAGAGTGATATGGTAGCAACAGTGCACTCATTCCGAGGAGGTTTTCGTAGTGCTCTAAGGGACCTTCAGCGATTCCACATTTTTCTCATCACACTCTATCAGAAGCTGGATAATCTATTGAAAATTTTCTTCAATCTTATGTATAAATGCTCCAATGAATATGACAAGGAGGATGCTGGTGCCTCTGATTCACCATTGTGTTCAGTTGAGGCACAAGCAGATTCAAATGATACTGAGGTTCCAAGGAATCCGCGTAAGCCTTCACGTACCTTGTCCCGTGACGGTCTAGACCTATCATCTCCTTCCTGTCGTGAGAGCTTTATCACCAAACATTTCAAAGGAAATGGTGATGCATCTCGTGGTCTTCGATTGACAGTGAAGCTGCGGGATTTTAACAAGTATGCCAAG GTAGATAGCGAACTAAGCAAAGAGATAGAACAATGGAATGACATGCTGAGGACTGAAGTAGTAAAGTTATGTCAAGACAACAGTTTTAATACTGGCTTTTTTGAAGGCACCGATAATAGCACTGCTGTTGATGCTTATGAGTTGAAG GTTCGACTTGAGCACATTCTTGAGAGGATTTCTTTAATTTCTGATGCTGCAAGCACTGAGCGTCCATCACAGGTCACGGATTCCCTGTATATTGGTGGTGCTTTAGCTGCTCGGTCAACACACACACTTAAGCACCTTGGCATCACCCATATATTGTGCTTATGTGCAAATGAAATTGGACAGTCGGAATCTCAGAAGCCAGGCCTTTTTGACTATAGGAATTTCTCC ATAAAAGATGATGACAATGCAGACATCGGTGATGTCTTTCAAGATGCTTCTGATTTCATCGATTATGTGGATCACCTAAGCGGCAAAGTACTTGTGCATTGCTTTGAGGGAAAAAGTCGCAGTGCAACTGTTGTTCTTGCTTACCTGATGCTGAGGAA aAATTCCACTCTTCTGGAAGCATGGAACATGCTGAAGAAGGTGCACCGACGTGCACACCCCAATGATGGGTTTGCCAAGGTCTTGTTGGATCTTGACAAGAAACTGCATGGGAAAGTCTCCATGGAATGGCAGCATAAGAGGCCTGCAATGAAGGTGTGTCCCATCTGTGGCAAGAATGCTGGTCTCAGCAGCAGCTCATTGAAGCTCCACCTGCAGAAGGCACACAAGAAGATATCCTCTGGGAGTGTGGACAGTGCAATGACTTTGGAGATACAGAAAGCATTAGAGGCGATCAAGGCTGGTCGAGGCGGCGGTGACAGCCCAACGCAGAAATCACAATCACACATAGAAAGATTTTGA
- the LOC101776628 gene encoding glycine-rich domain-containing protein 1 isoform X2, protein MSSALGVGGKEGPSAFSVDLVAAARRLLAFLRAGPPGVGRRSVRRYEELWLPLAVAEGGEGGGGGGEAPMLVPPPDVHLVWLCHCFHHESYSVYCLSRFGRLIDRPSILDAENEEYAEERCRDVWAAHYPSEPFDLHRNEIDGNSDDDIAYANANSEIVEMVRRYAGLAAHFASPFVREGVYHVAARRRYVCFLDLMKKVVGTTQDQTRLVPSLDILLMWLAHLSFPASYATDMVAMAISDNIAKMGVGYGEVVTDEVLKRTRALWEEAYDVPYDMAGSEVEMAAVRAAREAFYWAPAASDEDANRLYKSLQPRFLMEVYVFLKGESDKEHINKEFLRLRTQRCHRSLKLNKSMANLSCKNWQKTWHLYCEFATRGLLIEVRRTTTGCFRNSKFLKNISFSWSDMLHEKALALTEELEVRMRAMASITPPVQAPYLLKCVPDRVTDDGGAMISDVILRMRNYRPQEGRWLTRTVLDHGGRECFVIRMRIGRGIWRRGAETPVAVKWEDRSIEVREGSWSYVASTSSIGYAPEKVVGTATATKDQQENKVVWSLSTGYILTVNLGDELSFQLKSESLEEEARLLVGRRLSYRVNTDGASSNHNEEEQYLTLVRNSPDHHGDRATVLLNWKLLAVEFQPEEDAVFVLLLCMVIARTMTEIRREDVAGLLVRRRIGEARVGQRDWGSVMLPDLLSPDPNLQPWYRNAAQVLSSAETGAMLAKYSPADGKDVLYRQSLIP, encoded by the exons atgTCCTCCGCCTTGGGCGTCGGCGGGAAGGAGGGGCCCTCGGCCTTCTCCGTGGACCTCGtagccgccgcgcgccggctgCTGGCGTTCCTCCGCGCGGGGCCGCccggggtggggcggcggtCCGTGCGGAGGTACGAGGAGCTGTGGCTGCCGCTcgcggtggcggagggcggcgaagggggaggagggggaggggaggcgccGATGCTGGTGCCGCCACCCGACGTGCACCTAGTCTGGCTCTGCCACTGCTTCCACCAT GAGAGCTACTCTGTATACTGCTTATCAAGGTTCGGACGCCTCATTGACCGTCCATCCATCCTTGACGCAGAGAATGAAGAGTATGCCGAAGAGCGTTGCCGGGATGTCTGGGCTGCGCATTACCCTTCTGAGCCGTTTGACCTCCACCGTAATGAGATTGATGGGAACAGTGATGATGACATTGCCTATGCCAATGCCAACAGTGAAATTGTGGAAATGGTGAGACGGTACGCTGGCCTAGCAGCCCACTTCGCCTCACCCTTTGTGCGGGAAGGTGTCTACCATGTTGCTGCGAGGCGGCGATATGTGTGTTTCCTGGACCTCATGAAGAAGGTTGTGGGTACAACCCAAGATCAGACACGGCTTGTGCCTAGCCTGGACATATTACTGATGTGGCTTGCTCACCTG AGTTTTCCTGCAAGTTATGCCACAGACATGGTAGCAATGGCCATCAGTGACAATATTGCAAAAATGGGGGTGGGTTATGGGGAGGTGGTGACTGATGAGGTGCTCAAAAGAACACGGGCATTATGGGAGGAAGCATATGATGTGCCATATGATATGGCTGGATCAGAGGTTGAGATGGCGGCAGTTAGGGCAGCACGGGAGGCATTTTACTGGGCACCAGCAGCATCAGATGAGGATGCGAACCGGTTGTACAAAAGTTTGCAACCAAGGTTTCTTATGGAG GTGTATGTGTTCTTGAAAGGAGAAAGTGATAAGGAGCACATCAACAAGGAGTTCCTACGGTTGCGAACACAGAGGTGTCACAGATCACTAAAACTGAACAAATCAATGGCCAACTTATCCTGCAAAAACTGGCAGAAAACATGGCACTTGTACTGTGAATTTGCAACCCGGGGTCTCCTCATTGAGGTCAGGCGCACCACAACTGGATGTTTCAGGAACAGCAAGTTTCTCAAGAACATCTCATTTTCATGGAGTGATATGTTGCATGAGAAAGCACTTGCTCTCACGGAGGAACTTGAAGTCAGGATGAGAGCAATGGCATCAATTACCCCTCCAGTTCAAGCACCGTACTTATTGAAGTGTGTTCCTGATCGAGTCACTGATGATGGTGGGGCCATGATTTCTGATGTGATATTGCGCATGAGAAATTACCGTCCACAAGAAGGACGGTGGCTGACCCGCACTGTGCTTGATCATGGTGGGAGAGAATGTTTTGTCATCCGAATGAG AATAGGCAgagggatttggcggagaggtGCTGAAACTCCTGTGGCAGTGAAATGGGAGGACAGGAGCATTGAGGTTCGAGAAGGATCCTGGTCATACGTTGCAAGTACAAGCTCTATTGGTTATGCTCCTG AGAAGGTAGTGGGCACAGCAACAGCGACGAaggatcaacaagaaaataaGGTGGTTTGGAGCTTATCAACTGGATATATACTCACGGTAAATTTGGGTGATGAGCTCAGCTTTCAGCTTAAAAGTGAGAGCTTAGAAGAAGAG GCAAGGTTGCTTGTGGGGAGGAGATTGAGCTACAGAGTAAACACAGATGGAGCATCAAGCAACCACAATGAGGAGGAGCAATACCTCACTCTTGTTCGTAATTCACCAGATCATCATGGTGACAGAGCAACTGTGCTTCTAAACTGGAAATTACTTGCTGTGGAGTTCCAACCTGAAGAGGATGCAGTTTTTGTTCTTCTACTATGCATGGTGATTGCACGGACTATGACAGAGATCAGGAGAGAAGATGTGGCTGGGCTTTTAGTGCGGCGAAGAATAGGAGAAGCAAGGGTGGGGCAAAGAGACTGGGGTTCGGTGATGCTTCCTGACTTGCTTTCTCCAGATCCTAATTTGCAGCCTTGGTATCGGAATGCGGCTCAGGTTTTGAGCTCTGCAGAGACAGGAGCAATGCTCGCTAAGTATTCACCTGCTGATGGAAAGGACGTGTTGTACCGGCAATCTCTTATACCCTGA
- the LOC101776628 gene encoding glycine-rich domain-containing protein 1 isoform X1 — MRRPAGPPSRTVALLTANRSAVPCARTHPSIRSISELTTNPTSPRSSSEKKGKALSLAAEGSEPEPAAATAMSSALGVGGKEGPSAFSVDLVAAARRLLAFLRAGPPGVGRRSVRRYEELWLPLAVAEGGEGGGGGGEAPMLVPPPDVHLVWLCHCFHHESYSVYCLSRFGRLIDRPSILDAENEEYAEERCRDVWAAHYPSEPFDLHRNEIDGNSDDDIAYANANSEIVEMVRRYAGLAAHFASPFVREGVYHVAARRRYVCFLDLMKKVVGTTQDQTRLVPSLDILLMWLAHLSFPASYATDMVAMAISDNIAKMGVGYGEVVTDEVLKRTRALWEEAYDVPYDMAGSEVEMAAVRAAREAFYWAPAASDEDANRLYKSLQPRFLMEVYVFLKGESDKEHINKEFLRLRTQRCHRSLKLNKSMANLSCKNWQKTWHLYCEFATRGLLIEVRRTTTGCFRNSKFLKNISFSWSDMLHEKALALTEELEVRMRAMASITPPVQAPYLLKCVPDRVTDDGGAMISDVILRMRNYRPQEGRWLTRTVLDHGGRECFVIRMRIGRGIWRRGAETPVAVKWEDRSIEVREGSWSYVASTSSIGYAPGNFKKVVGTATATKDQQENKVVWSLSTGYILTVNLGDELSFQLKSESLEEEARLLVGRRLSYRVNTDGASSNHNEEEQYLTLVRNSPDHHGDRATVLLNWKLLAVEFQPEEDAVFVLLLCMVIARTMTEIRREDVAGLLVRRRIGEARVGQRDWGSVMLPDLLSPDPNLQPWYRNAAQVLSSAETGAMLAKYSPADGKDVLYRQSLIP, encoded by the exons atgcgccggccggccggccctcccTCCCGCACCGTAGCCCTTTTGACCGCCAACCGCTCTGCAGTCCCCTGCGCTCGCACGCATCCGTCCATTCGATCCATCAGTGAGCTGACAACAAATCCCACTAGTCCCCGGAGCAGCAGCGAGAAGAAAGGCAAAGCGCTTTCTCTAGCAGCAGAGGGGTCGGAGccggagcccgccgccgccacggccatgTCCTCCGCCTTGGGCGTCGGCGGGAAGGAGGGGCCCTCGGCCTTCTCCGTGGACCTCGtagccgccgcgcgccggctgCTGGCGTTCCTCCGCGCGGGGCCGCccggggtggggcggcggtCCGTGCGGAGGTACGAGGAGCTGTGGCTGCCGCTcgcggtggcggagggcggcgaagggggaggagggggaggggaggcgccGATGCTGGTGCCGCCACCCGACGTGCACCTAGTCTGGCTCTGCCACTGCTTCCACCAT GAGAGCTACTCTGTATACTGCTTATCAAGGTTCGGACGCCTCATTGACCGTCCATCCATCCTTGACGCAGAGAATGAAGAGTATGCCGAAGAGCGTTGCCGGGATGTCTGGGCTGCGCATTACCCTTCTGAGCCGTTTGACCTCCACCGTAATGAGATTGATGGGAACAGTGATGATGACATTGCCTATGCCAATGCCAACAGTGAAATTGTGGAAATGGTGAGACGGTACGCTGGCCTAGCAGCCCACTTCGCCTCACCCTTTGTGCGGGAAGGTGTCTACCATGTTGCTGCGAGGCGGCGATATGTGTGTTTCCTGGACCTCATGAAGAAGGTTGTGGGTACAACCCAAGATCAGACACGGCTTGTGCCTAGCCTGGACATATTACTGATGTGGCTTGCTCACCTG AGTTTTCCTGCAAGTTATGCCACAGACATGGTAGCAATGGCCATCAGTGACAATATTGCAAAAATGGGGGTGGGTTATGGGGAGGTGGTGACTGATGAGGTGCTCAAAAGAACACGGGCATTATGGGAGGAAGCATATGATGTGCCATATGATATGGCTGGATCAGAGGTTGAGATGGCGGCAGTTAGGGCAGCACGGGAGGCATTTTACTGGGCACCAGCAGCATCAGATGAGGATGCGAACCGGTTGTACAAAAGTTTGCAACCAAGGTTTCTTATGGAG GTGTATGTGTTCTTGAAAGGAGAAAGTGATAAGGAGCACATCAACAAGGAGTTCCTACGGTTGCGAACACAGAGGTGTCACAGATCACTAAAACTGAACAAATCAATGGCCAACTTATCCTGCAAAAACTGGCAGAAAACATGGCACTTGTACTGTGAATTTGCAACCCGGGGTCTCCTCATTGAGGTCAGGCGCACCACAACTGGATGTTTCAGGAACAGCAAGTTTCTCAAGAACATCTCATTTTCATGGAGTGATATGTTGCATGAGAAAGCACTTGCTCTCACGGAGGAACTTGAAGTCAGGATGAGAGCAATGGCATCAATTACCCCTCCAGTTCAAGCACCGTACTTATTGAAGTGTGTTCCTGATCGAGTCACTGATGATGGTGGGGCCATGATTTCTGATGTGATATTGCGCATGAGAAATTACCGTCCACAAGAAGGACGGTGGCTGACCCGCACTGTGCTTGATCATGGTGGGAGAGAATGTTTTGTCATCCGAATGAG AATAGGCAgagggatttggcggagaggtGCTGAAACTCCTGTGGCAGTGAAATGGGAGGACAGGAGCATTGAGGTTCGAGAAGGATCCTGGTCATACGTTGCAAGTACAAGCTCTATTGGTTATGCTCCTGGTAACTTCA AGAAGGTAGTGGGCACAGCAACAGCGACGAaggatcaacaagaaaataaGGTGGTTTGGAGCTTATCAACTGGATATATACTCACGGTAAATTTGGGTGATGAGCTCAGCTTTCAGCTTAAAAGTGAGAGCTTAGAAGAAGAG GCAAGGTTGCTTGTGGGGAGGAGATTGAGCTACAGAGTAAACACAGATGGAGCATCAAGCAACCACAATGAGGAGGAGCAATACCTCACTCTTGTTCGTAATTCACCAGATCATCATGGTGACAGAGCAACTGTGCTTCTAAACTGGAAATTACTTGCTGTGGAGTTCCAACCTGAAGAGGATGCAGTTTTTGTTCTTCTACTATGCATGGTGATTGCACGGACTATGACAGAGATCAGGAGAGAAGATGTGGCTGGGCTTTTAGTGCGGCGAAGAATAGGAGAAGCAAGGGTGGGGCAAAGAGACTGGGGTTCGGTGATGCTTCCTGACTTGCTTTCTCCAGATCCTAATTTGCAGCCTTGGTATCGGAATGCGGCTCAGGTTTTGAGCTCTGCAGAGACAGGAGCAATGCTCGCTAAGTATTCACCTGCTGATGGAAAGGACGTGTTGTACCGGCAATCTCTTATACCCTGA